The following coding sequences lie in one Megalodesulfovibrio gigas DSM 1382 = ATCC 19364 genomic window:
- a CDS encoding restriction endonuclease — MPIPDFQATMLPLLQHLADGNEHDNAETHQALSRMFGLTEEEQQQLLPSGKAKIFTNRLAWAKSYLKRFGLIANPSRGAYAITAKGLSLLQASPPRVDLKLLQSLDADAGNQTDAYTGPLLEESPCGNGPMDDPFSQIEQCHATLEQALQGELLSLVRRASPAFFERLVIDLLLKMGYGGSYTDAARTLGATGDGGVDGVINEDRLGLDTVYIQAKRWQDSTVGRPEIQKFVGALMGRHSSKGIFLTTSSFTKDAREYVAAIPYRIILIDGQTLTRYMIQYDVGVAVHTTYAIKRIAMDYFDQE; from the coding sequence ATGCCAATTCCGGATTTTCAAGCCACCATGCTCCCACTGCTGCAACACCTTGCGGACGGCAATGAGCATGACAATGCCGAAACGCACCAAGCGCTTTCCCGCATGTTTGGGCTCACGGAGGAAGAGCAGCAACAACTGTTGCCCAGTGGCAAAGCAAAAATTTTTACCAATCGCCTCGCCTGGGCAAAATCTTACCTCAAGCGGTTTGGGTTGATCGCCAACCCTTCGCGCGGCGCATACGCCATCACCGCGAAAGGGCTCTCCCTGCTGCAGGCATCACCGCCACGCGTTGACCTCAAGCTGCTGCAATCACTTGATGCAGATGCCGGAAACCAAACCGACGCCTATACGGGACCTTTGCTCGAAGAGTCTCCATGCGGCAATGGTCCTATGGACGACCCGTTTTCGCAAATCGAACAATGTCATGCCACCCTGGAACAGGCCCTGCAGGGAGAGCTTCTTTCCCTGGTGCGACGAGCCTCCCCGGCGTTTTTTGAGCGATTGGTCATCGATCTGCTGCTGAAAATGGGGTATGGCGGTTCCTATACAGACGCTGCCCGCACCTTGGGCGCCACTGGAGACGGAGGTGTGGATGGAGTGATAAACGAAGACCGGCTTGGCCTTGATACAGTCTATATCCAAGCCAAACGCTGGCAGGATTCCACCGTAGGCCGCCCAGAGATTCAAAAGTTTGTGGGGGCTCTCATGGGTCGGCATTCCAGCAAAGGAATTTTCCTCACCACCTCTTCCTTCACAAAAGATGCACGTGAATATGTCGCAGCCATCCCCTATCGCATCATTCTCATTGATGGGCAGACGCTCACACGGTATATGATTCAATACGATGTAGGCGTGGCGGTGCATACTACGTACGCCATCAAACGCATTGCCATGGACTATTTTGACCAGGAATAG